A single window of Paenibacillus sp. FSL H8-0537 DNA harbors:
- a CDS encoding YfiT family bacillithiol transferase, protein MDDLRFPIGLFEHEGDISQQQLDRWFADIESAPARLRAAVIDLNEEQLDTPYRPDGWTVRQVVHHMADSHMNAYTRYKLALTEETPTIRPYYEERWAELSDGRTGPIELSLALLDALHSRWLLLLRSLSREQLERAFIHPESGNTIQLDWNVGNYAWHGNHHIAHITRLRERMGWSME, encoded by the coding sequence ATGGATGATTTGCGCTTTCCCATCGGTTTGTTTGAGCATGAGGGTGATATTTCGCAGCAGCAGTTGGATCGCTGGTTTGCCGACATTGAATCGGCCCCAGCACGGCTTCGAGCAGCTGTAATCGACTTAAATGAGGAGCAGTTGGATACGCCATATCGCCCGGATGGCTGGACGGTAAGACAGGTTGTGCATCATATGGCGGACAGCCACATGAACGCCTATACACGATATAAGCTGGCGCTAACAGAAGAAACGCCAACTATACGTCCTTATTATGAGGAAAGATGGGCCGAACTAAGTGACGGGCGTACAGGCCCTATTGAGTTGTCCTTAGCGCTTCTTGATGCGCTGCACAGCAGGTGGCTGCTGCTGCTTCGCTCGTTAAGCCGTGAGCAGCTAGAGCGTGCTTTTATTCATCCCGAATCTGGAAATACGATTCAGCTGGATTGGAATGTAGGCAATTATGCTTGGCATGGCAATCATCATATCGCCCATATTACCCGGCTGCGTGAGCGCATGGGCTGGAGCATGGAGTAG
- a CDS encoding DUF1572 family protein, with translation MDLQRVYLDSIQSQFHYYKKLAEKAMNQVEPEQLFVQPKEDVNSIGTIVKHMCGNILSRWTDFLTADGEKDWRDRDAEFENDWANKEELLASWDEAWACFFQAIDSLQPEQLGQVVYIRNEGHTVLEAINRQLAHYPYHIGQIVYAAKGLKENEWNSLSVPRNGSKQYNAGKFAKEKAIKHFTDEELKRLDGDGPREGENI, from the coding sequence ATGGATTTACAACGTGTTTATTTGGATAGCATCCAATCACAGTTCCACTACTACAAAAAACTTGCTGAGAAAGCGATGAATCAGGTTGAGCCGGAGCAGCTATTTGTGCAGCCTAAAGAGGATGTGAACAGCATTGGCACGATCGTCAAGCATATGTGCGGCAACATTTTGTCCAGATGGACAGACTTCCTGACAGCAGACGGTGAAAAGGATTGGCGGGATCGCGATGCCGAGTTTGAAAACGACTGGGCGAATAAGGAAGAGCTGCTCGCGAGCTGGGACGAAGCATGGGCTTGTTTTTTTCAGGCGATAGATTCGCTCCAGCCGGAGCAGCTTGGTCAAGTTGTTTATATTCGCAACGAAGGGCATACCGTTCTAGAAGCAATCAACCGTCAGTTGGCGCATTATCCCTATCACATTGGACAAATCGTTTATGCGGCAAAAGGGTTAAAGGAAAATGAATGGAACAGTCTGTCCGTGCCAAGAAACGGCTCGAAGCAATACAATGCCGGGAAATTTGCCAAAGAGAAAGCGATTAAGCATTTTACCGATGAGGAGCTAAAGCGGTTGGATGGTGATGGACCTAGAGAAGGGGAAAATATTTGA